From the Lathyrus oleraceus cultivar Zhongwan6 chromosome 4, CAAS_Psat_ZW6_1.0, whole genome shotgun sequence genome, one window contains:
- the LOC127075150 gene encoding IAA-amino acid hydrolase ILR1-like 4: protein MMDLRLVLLLVFLFFFNPTCFSFNFNTNQTSSLKNQILEIANNPNTVKWVKNIRREIHEYPELAYEEFKTSSLIRRELDNLGVGYEWPVAKTGVVAKIGSGFPPFVALRADMDALPIQELVDWDHKSKVDGKMHACAHDAHVAMLLGAAKILQEMKDKLKVTIVLIFQPAEERGVGAKDMIQENVIEDVEAVFGLHLATQYPLGVVASRPGDFLAGCGSFKAKIKGDLARIRQCCFDTVLAASASVISLQNIVSREVDPLDSQVVSVAMIQAVSGHELFPDSVTFGGTYRAFGKKNFNALRQRIEEVIKGQVEVHRCSAEVDFFGKEHPTIPPTTNDERIYQLAKQASSMIVGEENIELAQTFTASEDFAFFLEKVPGSLLLLGCGSKYSAHSSHFFIDEDVLPIGAAIHAAFALSYHSHSTISYHK from the exons AATACAAACCAAACTTCTTCTCTCAAAAACCAAATTCTTGAGATTGCTAACAATCCCAACACAGTGAAATGGGTTAAGAACATCAGAAGAGAAATTCATGAATATCCTGAACTTGCTTATGAAGAATTCAAGACAAGTTCTTTAATAAGGCGTGAGCTTGATAATTTAGGTGTTGGTTATGAATGGCCAGTGGCTAAAACAGGTGTTGTTGCTAAAATTGGTTCTGGATTTCCTCCTTTTGTGGCTCTTAGAGCAGACATGGATGCTTTGCCTATTCAG GAACTTGTTGATTGGGATCATAAAAGCAAAGTAGATGGAAAAATGCACGCTTGTGCTCACGATGCGCATGTTGCGATGCTTCTTGGTGCTGCAAAGATACTTCAAGAAATGAAAGACAAGTTAAAG GTTACTATTGTTCTTATATTCCAACCAGCGGAGGAAAGAGGCGTAGGTGCGAAAGATATGATCCAAGAAAACGTGATTGAAGATGTAGAGGCAGTTTTTGGATTGCATTTAGCGACACAGTATCCCTTAGGTGTTGTTGCGTCGAGGCCCGGAGATTTTTTAGCCGGATGTGGAAGCTTCAAAGCAAAGATCAAAGGGGATTTAGCAAGAATTCGACAGTGTTGTTTTGATACTGTTTTGGCCGCCTCAGCATCTGTGATTAGCTTGCAAAACATTGTTTCGAGGGAGGTGGATCCCTTAGATTCGCAG GTGGTTTCCGTGGCAATGATTCAAGCCGTGTCTGGTCATGAACTCTTTCCTGATTCTGTTACATTTGGAGGTACTTATAGAGCTTTCGGCAAAAAGAACTTCAATGCTCTAAGGCAAAGGATAGAAGAG GTTATCAAAGGGCAAGTAGAAGTTCATAGGTGCTCAGCAGAGGTTGACTTCTTTGGTAAAGAACATCCAACAATTCCTCCAACAACAAATGATGAGAGAATCTACCAACTAGCCAAACAAGCCTCAAGCATGATTGTTGGAGAAGAGAACATTGAACTAGCACAAACGTTCACCGCGAGTGAAGATTTTGCATTTTTCTTAGAAAAAGTGCCTGGCTCATTACTCCTTTTAGGGTGTGGATCCAAATATTCTGCACATAGTTCTCACTTTTTCATTGATGAAGATGTTCTTCCAATTGGTGCTGCAATACATGCTGCATTTGCTCTTTCATATCATTCACATTCAACTATTTCTTATCACAAATGA